GGGTTGGAGGTGGTCACGTCGCCCAATTTGTGGTGGTCGACCACGTACTGGACTTCAGCCTTGTCGAAGTCGGCGGGCAACTGAGCCTTGTCGGTGGTGTCCACCAGGGCGATCTTTTTGCCGGCGGCCTCGGTCAACAGCTCGGGGGCCTTCACGCCGAACTTGTTCAGCACGAACTCGGACTCGGGCGGGCAGGCGCCCTGCGCGGCGGCGATGAACTCTCCGCCATAGGCCTTGGCGGCCAGGTCGGCGAAAGCGATGGAAGCGGCGATGGTGTCGGTGTCGGGATTCTTGTGACCGATAACGTAAATAGCCATGACATCCTCCTCGATAGTGTCCTGTTTTTTCAATACCCCGCGTGGGATACCAAGGGCCAGACAAAGCTCGTTCGATTTATCACAAAGTTCGCACACCGACAAGTCAGAAAATCCCGGCGAAGGAGAAAAGTATGACCAGAACCGCCCCGGCGGCGAACAGGGCCTGGGCCTTGCGTAATCGCAGGGAGAGCACCCCGCCAAGTCCGGCGGCCAGGAACAACGGGGTCCAGCTCAGCCGTGACGTGGCCAGTTGCGGCCCGAAGCGCAGCAGGCAAAGGTCCGTGAGCACGGCCAAGGCCAGGATGCTGGAAAAGAAGAACAGCCAGGAAAAAAGCGCTGACGTGCGCAACGCCCGAAGAACCAGCCGGGGAGGCAGGTCCGGGTCGGCGGAATGCCGGGCCCACTGGAGAATGGCGCTATAGCTCCGGTTCTGCCATTCGCGCAGCGCGCCTTCCAGGCGGGCGCCCAGCCAGGAAAGCGGCATGGTCAAGACGAGCGGCACGGCGATCTGGGCTGGATGGGTCAGACCGAAATGCGTGACAAGCGCCAGGGCGGCTGTGGTCGAGGCGGCAAGATGCGGGGGAATGTATGTTCCGGCCGGAATGGCGTCGAGCCAGAAAAGTTCATAGAAGACGGCAACGGCCAGGGAGGTGCTCCAGTCACCTCCAAAGAGGCTCCAGAGAAAACCGATGGCCAGGGGGCGTTCAACGAGCCCCAGGTTCAAGCTGGAGCGACAGAGCCCGAGGAGGACAAAAAAAAACCGACCGCGCTGAACCAGGCGAGGCTGCCGAGAGTGAAGTCCATCATTTGAACCTCGCTTGCACGGGGTCGTTGGGAACGCAGCGGAAGTCCAGGCTTACCCCATGTTGGGAAAAAAAGCGCAAGCAGGACTCGTCGTCGGTGGAGAGGGCCACGCTGGGCGATATTTGGCGCCGACCCGGCTTGTAGTGGATGTTGCCGACATTGAGGCTCTCGAACTGGAATCCGCGCTCGAAGGCCCGACGGGCGTCGGCGCAGGATGAGAAGAGCACCAGCGCGGCGAGGGGGTGGCCGGACATGGCCTGGACCAGAGCCAACTGGGTGCGTTCCACATGCACAAAAAGGCTGGTGGTGTTTTGGGGGATGGCCAGGGACATGATTTCCTGCTGGATGCTGTCGCCGGCCACTTCGTCATTGGCCACGATGATCGTGGAGGCTCCGGTATAAGGGAGCCACGCTTCAATGACCTGGCCGTGAATCAGCCGGTTGTCGATGCGCACCCAGAGGGATTCCAAGGACATGTCTAGCCTTCCGCGCGGTTGCGGCGCAGGATCTCCCCGGCCACGACGATGCCCTGCTGCCCGGCCTTCTTTGCCTGCGCCGAGAGTTCCGCCAGGGGTTGGTTCCGGCTTTGGAGCACCTTGAGGAGCATGGGCAGGTTCACGCCGGTGATGACTTCCAGTGCCGCCGACTTGCACAGGGACAGAGACAGGGTGGTGGGCGTACCGCCGAAGAGATCGGTCATGACCAACACGCCGGCGCCTTGATCCGTGGCCGACACGGCGGCTTTGATGCCCTCCACCAGTTCTTCCATGCCCGCCGAGGCGGCCATGCTCACGGCTCGGCACCCTTCCTGGGGGCCGAGGACCAGAGAGGCCGCCTCCAACAGGGTCTCACCGAAGTTGCCGTGGGTGACCAGCACCACTCCGATGTGCTTTTCCTCAATCCGCTCGTTGTTGGCCATGTCGCTCAACCCAGTTCAAGGTGTCGATGTTCCAGGGTCACGGCGTATCCGGTGCGCCGAAGTGCTTCGCAGACCAGTTCGGCTACCGCCACAGAGCGATGGCGGCCGCCGGTGCAGCCCAGGGCAAGGGTCACGCGATAGCGTCCCTCGGCCAGGTACAAGGGCAGGAGATAGGAGAGAAAGTCCAAGAACTTACTCCGGAACGTCGCCCCAGGGTCATTGGCCAGAACGTAGTCCGCGATGATTGTGTCCTTGCCGGACAGGGGCCGGAGGTTCTCGTCGAAATAGGGGTTGGGCAAAAAACGCAGATCGAAAAGCAGATCCGATTCGATGGGGACGCCGTACTTGAAGCCGAAGGAGATGATGTGGACCCGCAGCACACCCACTTCCTGCTCCAGCGAGGTCCACTTCTCCTGCAGGGTCCGGCGAAGGTCGTGAATGGAATAATTGGTGGTGTCGATCACCAGGTCGGCCCGCTTGCGCAGAGGGTCCAGGAGCACCTTCTCAGTCTCCAAGGCCTGCTCCAGGCCGAGGCTCCGGCTTTCCAGGGGATGCGGTCGGCGGGTGGTGGCGTAGCGTCGCACCAGTTCGGACAGCCTGGCCTCCAGAAAGACGATGTGCGTCCGGACGCCCTGTTTCTTCAATTCTCCGAAAGCCTTGCGCCACTCCTCGGGAAAGTCCATCTGGCGCAGATCCAGTCCCAGCACCAGACCCCGGTGCTTGCTGTCCTGCTCACGGAAGAGACTCACCAGCTTGGGCGTCAGGCTTGCGGGCAGGCCGTCGACGACGAAGAAGCCCAGATCCTCGAAGACCTTGAGGGCCGTGCTCTTGCCCGAGCCCGAGAGACCCGAGACCACGATGACCGAGAAGCTTCGGGTATCCCCCACCAGCGCCTCACCTGTCGTTCAGCAGGTCCCAGAGGGCCTGGCTGTTCGGAGCGGAGATGAAGCTCCGCCGGAAGGAGTCGTCCTTGAGCAGTCGAGAAATGTGGGCCAGGATGCGCAGATGCAGACCGGCCACCTGCTCGGGCGCCAGCACGAGAAAGAAGATGTGGCAGGGCTTGAAGTCCAGGGAATCGAATTCGACGCCCTGGATGCTCCGCCCCGCCACAACCACGATCTGGGTCAGCCCCGGCAGCTTGCCGTGAGGGATGGCGATGCCGTCCCCGATGCCGGTGGTGCCGAGGCTTTCGCGTTCAAGCAGGACGGCCACGGCCTCGTCCGGATCGACCGGCGGGGTCAGGGCGGCCAGAGACGCCGTCAACTCCGCCAGAACATCGGCCTTGGCCGTGGCCTTGAGGTCCGAGAGGACCAAGTCCCGCGACAGGTATTCCGAAAGCCGCATTTCAGATTCCAGGGTCGATGAGCCCGAAGTCGCCGTTCTTGCGCCGGTAGATGACGTTCAGGCCATCAGTCTCAGAGTTGCGGAAGACCAGGAAGTCGTAACTCCTGGACTCCAGTTGCATGGCGGCCTCGTCCACGCTCATGGGCTTGGGCTCGTACTTGTCCATCTCGGCGATGGACGGGGTGCGCTTCCCCGATTCCTCGATGAAGGTCAGCACGCCCATGCTCACTGCCCGTTCGCGGCCCGCGCGGCGGCGGTCCTTCTGCTTCTCGCGCATCCGGCGCAATTGGGCTTCGAGCTTGTCCAAGACCATGTCGATGGTCGAGTACATGTCCTCGGACTCTTCGTAGGCAGAAAGATGCAGATTGTCGGCCAGGAAGACCACGTCGGCCTTGTGGCGGAACTTCTCCACGGAGAGGTTGACCTGCAGTTCGGGATCCTCGGCGTCGGAAATGAACTTGGAGAGCTTCTCGAAACGCGACTCGGCGTATTCCTTGAGATGCTCGGACGGGTCGAAATTCTTGAAGTTGAAGGAGATGTTCATATGTATCCTCCTGTTCGAGTAAGGAGTGTACGGGCCAAGGGTCAGAGAATGTCCTTGCGCTTGGACGAAGAGGCGATGTTCATGGCCGAACGGTACTTGGCCACCGTGCGGCGGGCGATGTCCACCTTGAGGTGATCCTTGAGGATTTCCCCGATGCGCTCGTCGGACAGGGGGTGCTTGGGATCCTCCTCGCCGATGAGCTTTTTGATCAGGGCCTTGACGCTCTCGGAACCGACCTGGGTGCCGTCCTCCAGGTCCAGGGCGCTGTTGAAGAAGAACTTCAGCTCGAACACGCCGTGCGGCGTGGCCACGTACTTGCTCGTGGTGATGCGGCTGACCGTGGACTCGTGCATGCCGATGTCCTCGGCCACTTCCTTGAGTATGAGCGGCTTGAGCTTGGTCACGCCGTACTCGAAGAACTCGCGCTGGAAGCGCACGATGCTCTCCACGACCTTGTAGAGGGTGCGCTGACGCTGGTAGAGGCTCTTCATGAGCCAGGCCGCCGAGCGCATCTTCTCCTGGACGTAGTCCTTTTCCTTGCCCGCGGTCTGGGACAGGGAGTCGGCGAAAAAGGTGTTCAACTGAAGGCGCGGCAGTCCATCCTCGTTGAGTACGATGATGAAATCGTCGCCGTACTTGTAGACGAAGACGTCCGGGGAGACGTAGTGCGGCTCGGTGCTGGAGAAGTTGGCCCCGGGCATGGGATCAAGCTTCTGGATGATTTCCAGGTAGTGCTTGAGCTCCTCCATGTCGATCTTGAACTTGCGGGCCAGTGGCTTGTAGCGCTTCTTTTCGAGGTCTTCCAGGTGCTCGTCCACCAGTGAGAGCAGGATGGGGTCGGTCTCGCCCAGGATCTCGAGCTGCACGAGCAGGCATTCGCGAGGAGTGCGCGCGGCCACGCCCACCGGGTCCAGGCGCTGGATGCGGTGGATGACGGCCTCGATCTCCTCGTCCGCGGCGTCGGGCACCATGGCCCGAATGTCGTCCATGTCGGCATGCAGATAGCCGCCGGAATCCAGGTTGCCGATGACCGCCTCGCCGATGTCCAGTTCCCGCGGGGTGAAGTGCGACAGGCGCATCTGCCAACTCAGGTGGCCGTCCAGAGAAGGCTTGCTGGCCAAGCGGGCCTCGAAGGAGACGCCCTCCTCCGGTATCTCGGTTTCGCGAACCTGGGCCTGCTTGGAGATGCTGGAAAATTCGCCCAGGTAGTTCTCCCAGTCCGTGCTGCGGATCATCTCCTCGCTGCGTTCCGGGGAAGTCATTTCAGGCGTGGCCGTGGTCTGGTCCACCTCCACGGGCATTTCTTCCATGGGCAGGTCCGAACGTTCGGTCTCGGCTTCCTCCAAAAAAGGATTCTCCAGAAGCTCCTGCTGAACCGTTTCCACCAGCTCCAGGCGCGAGAGCTGCAACAGCTTGATGGCCTGCTGCAACTGGGGGGTCATGACCAGCTGCTGCGAGAGCTTGAGTTGTTGTCTCAGTTCAAGTCCCATGACGCCCGAAACATCCTTTATGGGCCGTTTGGGCGGCCCGATTCAGCTTATTTTTTCACGTTACGGCTTCATTGTGC
The genomic region above belongs to Desulfovibrio aminophilus DSM 12254 and contains:
- the hpf gene encoding ribosome hibernation-promoting factor, HPF/YfiA family produces the protein MNISFNFKNFDPSEHLKEYAESRFEKLSKFISDAEDPELQVNLSVEKFRHKADVVFLADNLHLSAYEESEDMYSTIDMVLDKLEAQLRRMREKQKDRRRAGRERAVSMGVLTFIEESGKRTPSIAEMDKYEPKPMSVDEAAMQLESRSYDFLVFRNSETDGLNVIYRRKNGDFGLIDPGI
- the rpoN gene encoding RNA polymerase factor sigma-54; translated protein: MGLELRQQLKLSQQLVMTPQLQQAIKLLQLSRLELVETVQQELLENPFLEEAETERSDLPMEEMPVEVDQTTATPEMTSPERSEEMIRSTDWENYLGEFSSISKQAQVRETEIPEEGVSFEARLASKPSLDGHLSWQMRLSHFTPRELDIGEAVIGNLDSGGYLHADMDDIRAMVPDAADEEIEAVIHRIQRLDPVGVAARTPRECLLVQLEILGETDPILLSLVDEHLEDLEKKRYKPLARKFKIDMEELKHYLEIIQKLDPMPGANFSSTEPHYVSPDVFVYKYGDDFIIVLNEDGLPRLQLNTFFADSLSQTAGKEKDYVQEKMRSAAWLMKSLYQRQRTLYKVVESIVRFQREFFEYGVTKLKPLILKEVAEDIGMHESTVSRITTSKYVATPHGVFELKFFFNSALDLEDGTQVGSESVKALIKKLIGEEDPKHPLSDERIGEILKDHLKVDIARRTVAKYRSAMNIASSSKRKDIL
- a CDS encoding PTS sugar transporter subunit IIC → MVQRGRFFFVLLGLCRSSLNLGLVERPLAIGFLWSLFGGDWSTSLAVAVFYELFWLDAIPAGTYIPPHLAASTTAALALVTHFGLTHPAQIAVPLVLTMPLSWLGARLEGALREWQNRSYSAILQWARHSADPDLPPRLVLRALRTSALFSWLFFFSSILALAVLTDLCLLRFGPQLATSRLSWTPLFLAAGLGGVLSLRLRKAQALFAAGAVLVILFSFAGIF
- a CDS encoding PTS sugar transporter subunit IIA produces the protein MRLSEYLSRDLVLSDLKATAKADVLAELTASLAALTPPVDPDEAVAVLLERESLGTTGIGDGIAIPHGKLPGLTQIVVVAGRSIQGVEFDSLDFKPCHIFFLVLAPEQVAGLHLRILAHISRLLKDDSFRRSFISAPNSQALWDLLNDR
- the rapZ gene encoding RNase adapter RapZ, producing the protein MGDTRSFSVIVVSGLSGSGKSTALKVFEDLGFFVVDGLPASLTPKLVSLFREQDSKHRGLVLGLDLRQMDFPEEWRKAFGELKKQGVRTHIVFLEARLSELVRRYATTRRPHPLESRSLGLEQALETEKVLLDPLRKRADLVIDTTNYSIHDLRRTLQEKWTSLEQEVGVLRVHIISFGFKYGVPIESDLLFDLRFLPNPYFDENLRPLSGKDTIIADYVLANDPGATFRSKFLDFLSYLLPLYLAEGRYRVTLALGCTGGRHRSVAVAELVCEALRRTGYAVTLEHRHLELG
- a CDS encoding PTS sugar transporter subunit IIB — protein: MSLESLWVRIDNRLIHGQVIEAWLPYTGASTIIVANDEVAGDSIQQEIMSLAIPQNTTSLFVHVERTQLALVQAMSGHPLAALVLFSSCADARRAFERGFQFESLNVGNIHYKPGRRQISPSVALSTDDESCLRFFSQHGVSLDFRCVPNDPVQARFK
- a CDS encoding PTS sugar transporter subunit IIA, translating into MANNERIEEKHIGVVLVTHGNFGETLLEAASLVLGPQEGCRAVSMAASAGMEELVEGIKAAVSATDQGAGVLVMTDLFGGTPTTLSLSLCKSAALEVITGVNLPMLLKVLQSRNQPLAELSAQAKKAGQQGIVVAGEILRRNRAEG